The Myxocyprinus asiaticus isolate MX2 ecotype Aquarium Trade chromosome 39, UBuf_Myxa_2, whole genome shotgun sequence genome window below encodes:
- the LOC127429922 gene encoding chordin-like isoform X1, giving the protein MEVLRLLCILGCASVASAQGSRLKTPALPIQPERELMISKGLSGCSFGGRFYSLEDTWHPDLGEPFGIMHCVMCHCEPQSSRRGKVFGKVSCRNMKQDCPEPTCDDPILLPGRCCKTCPKGDSERKEVESLFDFFQEKEDDLQKSYNDRSYISSEDTSNRDSRTDFVALLTGSMDSWLPRSNGVARARFTLTRTSLMFSITYQRMNRPSVITFLDSDGNTVFEFRVPWTETDMICGIWRNLPKSHIRQLEAEQLHVSMTTTDTRKEEIQGKIIKHRALFAETFSAILTSEEVHSGMGGIAMLTLSDTENNLHFILILQGLIPHTEKASVKVPVRVKLMYRQHLLREIRTNISADDSDFAEVMSDLNSRELFWLSRGQLQITVETEGQNPHQISGYISGKRSCDTLQSVMSSSSALVPGKTGGVGSAVFTLHHNGSLDYQVLVAGLTSAVVSLTIEMKPRRRSKRSVLYDVTVDYSATEERGSGRAAGSCSRVEARHIHMLLQNELFINIATAEQPEGELRGQIRTLLYNGLNARRHELPVPLAGQFVSPPVRTGAGGHAWVSVDDQCHLHYEIVVNGLSKSEDDTINAHLHGLAEIGEMVDSASNHKRLLTGFYGQQAQGVLRDISLKLLRHLDEGMAYIQVSTKMNPRGEIRGRIHVPNSCEFGSRSEVVEEAEFDDLVFVRDPSELKKDPHTCFFEGEHHAHGSQWIPQYNTCFSCSCQKKTVICDPMICPALSCPHTVQPDDQCCPVCDEKKETKETTSVEKVDEHPEGCYFEGDQKMHAPGTTWHPFVPPFGYIKCAVCTCKGSTGEVHCEKVTCPALTCSRPIRRNPSDCCKECPAEDTTPLDDDEMMQADGTRHCKFGKNYYQNSEHWHPNLPLVGEMKCITCWCDHGVTKCQRKQCPLLSCSNPIRMEGKCCPECIEDFMEKEEMMKMTEKKKSWRH; this is encoded by the exons ATGGAGGTGCTACGGTTGCTGTGCATTCTCGGTTGCGCATCGGTCGCATCGGCTCAGGGTTCGAGACTCAAGACACCAGCGCTGCCCATCCAACCCGAGAGAGAACTAATGATATCTAAAGGCTTATCCG GTTGCTCCTTTGGTGGACGCTTTTATTCCCTGGAGGACACGTGGCACCCGGATCTTGGCGAACCATTTGGCATTATGCACTGTGTTATGTGTCACTGTGAACCG CAGAGTAGTCGCCGTGGAAAAGTGTTCGGGAAGGTGAGCTGTCGGAATATGAAACAGGACTGTCCCGAACCGACCTGCGATGACCCCATCCTGCTCCCGGGACGATGCTGTAAAACGTGTCCAAAAG gtgaCTCGGAGAGGAAAGAGGTGGAGTCTCTGTTCGACTTCTTCCAGGAGAAAGAGGATGATCTGCAGAAGTCTTACAACGACAGATCATACATCAGCTCTGAAGACACCAGCAACAGAGACAGCCGGACAG ATTTTGTGGCATTGTTGACGGGTTCAATGGACTCTTGGCTGCCGAGATCAAATGGTGTGGCACGAGCACGTTTCACTCTCACTCGAACGAGTCTGATGTTCTCTATTACATACcagag GATGAACAGACCAAGTGTTATCACGTTCCTCGACTCCGATGGAAACACAGTGTTTGAGTTCAGAGTTCCATGGACAGAGACAGACATG ATTTGTGGAATTTGGAGGAACCTTCCAAAGTCTCACATCCGTCAACTGGAGGCAGAGCAGCTCCATGTTTCTATGACAACCACTGACACCAGGAAGGAAGAGATACAGGGCAAAATCATCAAACACAGAGCGCTgtttgcag AAACATTCAGTGCGATTCTGACATCTGAAGAAGTGCATTCTGGGATGGGTGGAATCGCCATGTTGACTCTCAGTGACACAGAAAACAATCTGCATTTCATCCTGATACTGCAGGGACTCATTCCACACACAGAGAAag ctTCTGTAAAGGTGCCGGTGAGAGTGAAATTGATGTACCGACAACACCTGCTGAGAGAAATACGAACCAATATCTCTGCAGAC gactCGGACTTTGCTGAAGTTATGTCGGATCTCAACAGTCGGGAACTCTTCTGGTTGTCTCGCGGGCAGCTGCAGATCACTGTGGAAACGGAAGGTCAAAACCCCCATCAGATCTCGGGATACATTTCTGGGAAAAGATCATGTGACA CTCTTCAGAGTGTGATGTCCAGCAGTTCTGCTTTGGTTCCTGGAAAAACAGGTGGCGTTGGTTCGGCAGTTTTCACATTACATCACAACGGCTCTTTGGATTACCAG GTGCTGGTGGCGGGCCTGACTAGCGCGGTGGTCAGCCTGACAATCGAGATGAAACCACGGCGGCGCAGTAAACGCAGTGTACTTTATGACGTCACAGTGGATTATTCTGCGACGGAGGAGCGGGGCAGCGGACGAGCGGCGGGCAGCTGTAGTCGCGTGGAGGCTCGACACATTCACATGCTGCTACAGAACGAACTGTTCATTAACATCGCAACAGCTGAACAGCCTGAGGGCGAGTTACGTGGACAGATACGAACGTTGCTGTACAACGGACTGAACGCACGCAGACACG AGCTTCCGGTTCCTCTGGCGGGTCAGTTCGTGTCTCCTCCGGTTCGTACCGGTGCGGGAGGTCACGCGTGGGTCTCGGTGGACGATCAGTGTCATCTGCACTACGAGATTGTCGTTAACGGCCTCAGCAAGAGCGAAGACGACACCATCAACGCCCACCTGCACGGATTGGCCGAGATCGGTGAAATGGTCGACTCAGCCTCCAATCACAAGAGACTTCTCACTGGCTTCTATGGTCAACAG GCTCAGGGTGTGTTGAGGGATATAAGTCTCAAGTTATTGAGGCATTTGGACGAGGGCATGGCTTATATTCAGGTCAGCACCAAAATGAACCCAAGAGGAGAAATACGAGGACGG ATTCATGTTCCTAACAGCTGTGAGTTCGGGTCCCGCAGTGAGGTGGTAGAAGAGGCAGAGTTTGATGACCTTGTGTTTGTCCGTGACCCGTCAGAACTGAAGAAAGACCCGCACACGTGTTTCTTTGAGGGAGAACATCATGCTCATGGATCGCAGTGGATACCACAGTACAACACCTGCTTTAGCTGCTCCTGCCag AAGAAGACAGTGATCTGTGACCCCATGATCTGTCCTGCACTCTCGTGTCCTCACACCGTCCAGCCCGATGACCAGTGCTGCCCTGTCTGTGATG aaaagaaagaaactAAAGAGACCACTTCAGTAGAAAAAGTTGATGAGCATCCAGAGG GCTGTTATTTCGAAGGTGATCAGAAGATGCACGCACCTGGCACAACGTGGCACCCGTTCGTTCCTCCTTTCGGCTACATCAAGTGCGCAGTGTGCACCTGCAAG GGTTCAACCGGAGAAGTCCACTGTGAGAAAGTGACGTGTCCGGCACTCACCTGCAGCCGACCAATCAGACGCAACCCTTCAGACTGCTGTAAGGAGTGCCCAGCGGAGGACACGACCCCTCTGGATGATGACGAAATGATGCAGGCGGATGGAACGCGTCATTGCAAGTTCGGCAAAAACTACTACCAGAACAGTGAACACTGGCACCCGAACCTCCCGCTGGTCGGGGAGATGAAATGTATCACCTGCTGGTGTGAT CACGGAGTTACGAAGTGCCAGCGAAAACAGTGTCCGTTACTGAGTTGCAGTAACCCCATTCGCATGGAAGGGAAATGCTGTCCTGAGTGCATAG AGGACTTCATGGAAAAAGAAGAAATGATGAAGatgacagagaaaaagaaaagttgGAGACACTGA